The region CAGGTAGACCTGGTCCTGTTTTAATAGATATACCTGCAGATGTTCAAAAAGGGTTCGGTGCTTTTGAGTATCCTGATAAGGTCGAATTCCTTGGATATAATCCTGAATCAAAAACTGATTTCTCTCGTCTCGACGAAGCAGTTGCTCTTATAGAACAAGCAGAGAGACCTCTTATCTTCGCAGGTGGCGGGGTTATTAGATCTGGTGCTGCAGTGAAGCTTAAAGAATTCGCTGAGAAATTTCAAATACCTGTAGTTACGTCCTTGTTGGGGAAGGGTGCTTTCCCCGAATCACATCCTTCCGGCCTTTCTTTGGGAATGGCTGGAATGCACGGCCATCCTGTTGCAAACAGAGCAGTTATGGCTGCAGATGTTATATTAGCTGTAGGACCGCGCTTTAGCGACAGAACTACGGGGAAAACCTCTTCTTTTGCATCCAAAGCGAGAATAATACATATAGACATCGATCCTGCAGAAATGAACAAAGTAATAGGATCAGAAATTCACCTTGTAGGAGATGCGAATTGTATTTTAAATGCCTTGCTAATTTCAGTAGACAAAAAAACGTGTGGATGTACTCATAGAAAATGGATTGAGGATCTAGAATTAATACGAGAGAAAGAACCTCTGCCAAGAACAGAATATAAAAATGGAATAGCACCATGGCACATAATAGAAAGTCTAAGAGAGATAACGGGCGGCAAAACGATCGTAACAACTGAGGTTGGACAGCATCAGATGTGGGCAGCAATGTATTACAAAGTAGAAGAGCCAAGACACTTCCTCACTTCTGGTGGTCTCGGCACAATGGGATTCGGTTTCCCTGCCGCAATCGGAGCCGCTTATACATGCAATTCTTCCTCTTGTCCGCAAGAATATGTTTGTTGCCTTGCCGGAGACGGAAGTTTTATGATGAACATTCAAGAACTTGATACATGTGCTCGGTATAATATCCCCGTAAAAGTTTTTCTTTTTAATAACACCTGTCTAGGTATGGTTCGACAGTGGCAGGAGTTCTTCTTTAAAAAACGCTATTCAAACACACTCTACACACGCGATCCTGATTTCGTTGGAATCGCGGAGAGTATGGGAGTTAAGGGTTTTGCTGCTTGTAAACCTGAAGATGTCCGAAGTACAATCGAGGAGGCCCTGAAGGTTCCTGGACCAGCACTTGTCGACTTTAGAATTCCACAGGAGGCTTTGGTTTTACCCATGGTTACCCCGGGAAGTTCTAATGATGAAATCTTATTGAGTTTGGAGGAACTATCAAATCATGAATAGCAATAAAGCAAAAATAGGCTACCAGAGAAGTCCCCACCGCTCTTTGCTTAAAGCTGCGGGTTACACTGATTGGGAAATAGAGCGCCCTTGGATAGGCGTGGCAAACTCTTTTAACTCTATAATCCCGGGGCATGTCCATCTAAAAACTATAACGGAAGCTGTCAAAGCCGGAATATATGCAGCAGGCGGACTTCCTTTAGAGTTCCCTACTATCGGGGTATGTGACGGAATTGCAATGAATCATGATGGCATGAAATTCTCTCTTCCCAGTAGAGAACTTATCATGGATTCAATAGAGGTAATGGCAAAAGGGCATGCATTTGATGCCATGGTCCTTATACCGAACTGTGACAAAATTGTTCCTGGTATGGCTATGGCTGCAGCAAAACTAAATATTCCATCTATCATAATTTCAGGTGGACCAATGATGGCCGGCAACCTTTCAGGGAAAAAGCTCGACCTTAACACCGTATTTGAAGGTGTCGGCATGTTGTCTGCCGGCAAACTTAATGAAAGAGAGCTAAAAGAAATCGAGGACAATGCATGTCCAGGGTGCGGCTCCTGTTCTGGAATGTTCACAGCCAATACTATGAACTGCATGATGGAGGTACTGGGTTTGGCACTCCCAGGGAATGGCACTGTACCCGCAGTTCATGCGGGCCGTGTCAGACTTGCCAAAGACGCAGGCAGAGCGATAATGGATCTTGTCAATAAAAACATTAAACCTCGTGATATTTTAACAATAGAAGCATTTGAAAATGCAGTTGCCGTTGATTTGGCATTGGGAGGCTCCACGAACACAACTCTACATTTGCCTGCGATAGCCTGGGCTGCGGGGTTAACCCTCTCTCTTGATGTTTTTAATGATATAGGATCGAGGGTTCCGCATCTTTGCTCCATGAGTCCAGGGGGGCAGCATCACATTGAAAATCTCTGGCAAGCCGGTGGAGTTCAAGCTCTTATAAAACAACTCCTTGATAGCAATCTTATTCATGGAGAAAGCATAACGGTGACGACAAAAACGATAAAAGATAATTGTGCTAATGCAGAAGTACTTAATTCTAACGTTATACGTCCTCTAAATAATCCGTATCACAAAGAAGGTGGAATTGCATTTATGAAAGGAACGCTTGCACCTCTTGGTGCAATAGTAAAACAATCTGCTGTTTCGCCTGAAATGATGGTACATGAAGGACCTGCTAGGGTTTTTGAATGTGAGGACGATGCAAGCAAAGCAATTCTTGATAATATGATAAACGATGGGGATGTCGTTGTAATAAGAAATGAAGGACCTAAGGGCGGGCCCGGAATGAGAGAGATGCTCACTCCTACTTCAGCCATTATGGGACAAGGCAAAGGTAGCACGGTAGCTCTTGTTACAGACGGACGCTTTTCCGGAGCCACACGTGGAGCGGCCATAGGACATGTCTCACCTGAAGCATGCACCGGCGGACCTATAGGTCTCGTAGAGGATGGAGACATAATTTCGATTGATATACCGCGAAAAAAACTTGATCTCAAAGTAAGTGAGGAAGTTTTGGAAGAACGTAGAAAAAAATATACGCCTAAGTGTCAGGAGACAACCAGTCCCTTCTTAGAACGGTATCGAACATTCGCAACTTCCGGTGTTGAAGGAGCAGTTTTGAAGGAAAAATAACAACTTTCAATCCTTGACCGATTAGAGACAATAATTAGTGCTGAGCGAAGAATAAAATGCATTTGCTCAGCACTAATTTATGGGTTTATTAAGTTCTACAGGAGTTTCTTCTTAGCAGAGAAAAACTTTGCTATTTAAAAACGCTATTCTCGAATTTGGCCGGCACCAAATATGATATATTTTGTTGTACACAGCTCTTTTAGCCCCATTGGTCCCCTGGCATGAAGTTTCTGTGTGCTGATTCCTATCTCTGCTCCAAGTCCGAATTGATTGCCGTCCGTGAACCTTGTGGAAGCATTAACATAAACACAGGAGGAGTCTATTTCGTTCAAAAAGCGCTGAGCGGACGTATAATTTTCAGTCACGATACAATCACTATGGCCGGACGAATACTTCCTGATATGCTCTATTGCTTCATCGAAATTTAGAACTGTTCTTGCAGAAATAATATAATCTTCAAATTCTGTGGCAAAATCTTCATCTGTTGCTCTTTTTACTCCTGTTACAACCTCAAAATCTTTATCTCCTCTAACTTCCACTCCGGCTTCTAGTAAAGCATTGGTAATTCTAGGAACAAAAGAATCCTTTAATCTTTCGTGAACGAGAAGAGTTTCGCATGCATTGCAAACTCCCGGACGCTGTGTCTTAGCATTTATTAC is a window of Synergistaceae bacterium DNA encoding:
- the ilvB gene encoding biosynthetic-type acetolactate synthase large subunit encodes the protein MSKINGAQMLFKSLEAEGVDTIFGLPGGAVITLSDALYDSKINHVLMRHEQAAAHAADGYARASGKPGVCIATSGPGATNLVTGIATASIDSVPMIAITGQVATTAIGSDAFQEADILGITIPVVKHSMQVRTPEQIAPAVKKAFHIATTGRPGPVLIDIPADVQKGFGAFEYPDKVEFLGYNPESKTDFSRLDEAVALIEQAERPLIFAGGGVIRSGAAVKLKEFAEKFQIPVVTSLLGKGAFPESHPSGLSLGMAGMHGHPVANRAVMAADVILAVGPRFSDRTTGKTSSFASKARIIHIDIDPAEMNKVIGSEIHLVGDANCILNALLISVDKKTCGCTHRKWIEDLELIREKEPLPRTEYKNGIAPWHIIESLREITGGKTIVTTEVGQHQMWAAMYYKVEEPRHFLTSGGLGTMGFGFPAAIGAAYTCNSSSCPQEYVCCLAGDGSFMMNIQELDTCARYNIPVKVFLFNNTCLGMVRQWQEFFFKKRYSNTLYTRDPDFVGIAESMGVKGFAACKPEDVRSTIEEALKVPGPALVDFRIPQEALVLPMVTPGSSNDEILLSLEELSNHE
- the ilvD gene encoding dihydroxy-acid dehydratase, producing the protein MNSNKAKIGYQRSPHRSLLKAAGYTDWEIERPWIGVANSFNSIIPGHVHLKTITEAVKAGIYAAGGLPLEFPTIGVCDGIAMNHDGMKFSLPSRELIMDSIEVMAKGHAFDAMVLIPNCDKIVPGMAMAAAKLNIPSIIISGGPMMAGNLSGKKLDLNTVFEGVGMLSAGKLNERELKEIEDNACPGCGSCSGMFTANTMNCMMEVLGLALPGNGTVPAVHAGRVRLAKDAGRAIMDLVNKNIKPRDILTIEAFENAVAVDLALGGSTNTTLHLPAIAWAAGLTLSLDVFNDIGSRVPHLCSMSPGGQHHIENLWQAGGVQALIKQLLDSNLIHGESITVTTKTIKDNCANAEVLNSNVIRPLNNPYHKEGGIAFMKGTLAPLGAIVKQSAVSPEMMVHEGPARVFECEDDASKAILDNMINDGDVVVIRNEGPKGGPGMREMLTPTSAIMGQGKGSTVALVTDGRFSGATRGAAIGHVSPEACTGGPIGLVEDGDIISIDIPRKKLDLKVSEEVLEERRKKYTPKCQETTSPFLERYRTFATSGVEGAVLKEK